A stretch of Rhizobium glycinendophyticum DNA encodes these proteins:
- a CDS encoding Gfo/Idh/MocA family protein: protein MLRFGILSTAKIGRELVVPAIQDAENTVVTAVASRDLARAREMADRFSVPHAFGSYEEMLASDVIDAVYIPLPTSQHVEWAIKAANAGKHVLCEKPIALKAGEIDAIIEARDRNKVLITEAYMVTYAPVWLKVRELLAEGAIGTLKMVQGSFTYYNRDPGNMRNIPELGGGALPDIGVYPTITTRFVTGKEPVRVQSTIERDPQFGTDIYASVKADFADFELNFYVATQMANRQLMVFHGTDGFIEVKSPFNADRWGAEEVELTNRGHNVSQIFRFPDSRQYKLEAEAFARAVAGTKGEVVTLESSKANQKLIDAIYRAADKDGWETV, encoded by the coding sequence ATGCTGCGTTTCGGAATTCTGTCGACGGCCAAGATCGGTCGTGAACTCGTGGTGCCGGCCATCCAGGATGCCGAAAACACCGTCGTGACGGCCGTTGCAAGCCGTGATCTGGCCCGTGCCCGTGAAATGGCCGACCGCTTTTCCGTGCCGCATGCCTTCGGCTCCTACGAGGAGATGCTGGCTTCCGACGTCATCGACGCCGTCTACATTCCGCTGCCGACCAGCCAGCATGTCGAATGGGCCATCAAGGCGGCCAATGCCGGCAAGCATGTGCTGTGTGAAAAGCCGATCGCGCTGAAGGCGGGCGAGATCGACGCGATCATCGAAGCCCGCGACCGCAACAAGGTCCTGATCACGGAAGCCTATATGGTGACTTATGCACCGGTCTGGCTGAAGGTGCGCGAGCTTCTGGCCGAAGGGGCCATTGGCACGCTGAAGATGGTTCAGGGCTCCTTCACCTACTACAACCGTGACCCCGGCAATATGCGCAACATCCCCGAGCTCGGCGGCGGTGCACTGCCGGATATCGGCGTCTACCCGACCATCACCACCCGCTTCGTCACGGGCAAAGAACCGGTCCGCGTCCAGTCGACCATCGAGCGCGATCCGCAATTCGGCACGGACATCTATGCGAGCGTGAAGGCGGATTTCGCTGATTTCGAGCTGAATTTCTATGTCGCCACCCAGATGGCCAACCGCCAGCTGATGGTCTTCCATGGCACGGACGGTTTCATTGAGGTGAAGTCGCCTTTCAACGCCGACCGCTGGGGTGCCGAGGAAGTCGAGCTTACCAATCGTGGCCACAATGTCTCGCAGATCTTCCGCTTCCCCGACAGCCGCCAGTACAAGCTGGAGGCGGAAGCCTTCGCCCGCGCCGTGGCCGGCACCAAGGGGGAGGTCGTGACGCTGGAAAGCTCCAAGGCCAACCAGAAGCTGATCGACGCGATCTATCGCGCTGCGGACAAGGACGGCTGGGAGACGGTGTAA
- a CDS encoding GtrA family protein, giving the protein MSKFLRFAIVGGAGFLVDAGILWLLLTCTPLGPLSGRAIAIALAMTATWLLNRRFTFGASRRSIVVEGFRYGFIGLITSLVNYGVYAGLLIMAPLLSPYAALVAASVAAMLFSFFGYSRYVFRR; this is encoded by the coding sequence ATGAGCAAGTTCCTGCGCTTCGCGATCGTGGGGGGTGCCGGTTTCCTGGTCGATGCCGGGATACTCTGGCTGCTGCTGACGTGTACGCCCCTTGGCCCGCTGTCAGGCCGCGCAATCGCGATTGCGCTGGCGATGACGGCAACCTGGCTCTTGAACCGTCGTTTTACTTTCGGTGCATCGCGCCGCTCGATCGTGGTCGAAGGCTTTCGCTACGGCTTCATCGGCCTCATCACGTCGCTGGTGAATTACGGCGTCTATGCAGGGCTGTTGATCATGGCCCCACTGCTTAGCCCCTATGCGGCGCTGGTGGCCGCGTCGGTCGCGGCCATGCTGTTCAGCTTCTTCGGCTATTCGCGCTACGTCTTTCGCCGCTGA
- a CDS encoding glycosyltransferase, with protein sequence MSGSASNAPDIAVLLPCYNEAATIGQVVRDFRVALPDARIYVYDNNSTDGTALTAMLAGATVVRERRQGKGHVVRRMFCDIDADIYIMADGDGTYGPGDAEELIRTLITERVDMVVGTRRGVHDDAGRNGHAFGNRLFNGLYRLLFGNDFTDILSGYRAFSRRYVKSFPAVSAGFEIETEMSVHASRLKLPVCEIELDYGRRPEGSHSKLSTFKDGFKILWMFAMLMKETRPFAFFGLISAGLMAVSLAAMAPVLYEFFTTGLVSRMPTWIGAMALMMMSFLSFTAAMILDSVARSRAEQLRIHYMTLPALKRTVFTPEQTADAAPAKTGRSARAAAKGDRSRAA encoded by the coding sequence ATGAGTGGCTCGGCCTCCAATGCTCCCGACATCGCCGTTCTCTTGCCCTGCTACAACGAAGCAGCGACCATCGGTCAGGTGGTGCGCGATTTTCGCGTTGCCCTGCCGGATGCGCGGATATACGTCTATGATAACAATTCCACCGACGGGACAGCGCTCACCGCCATGCTCGCCGGCGCGACGGTCGTGCGCGAACGGCGCCAGGGCAAGGGCCACGTGGTTCGTCGGATGTTCTGCGACATCGATGCCGACATCTACATCATGGCCGATGGCGACGGCACTTATGGCCCCGGAGATGCAGAGGAACTCATCCGCACGTTGATCACCGAGCGCGTCGACATGGTGGTCGGCACGCGGCGTGGGGTGCATGACGATGCGGGCCGCAACGGCCATGCATTCGGCAACCGACTGTTCAACGGACTTTACCGCCTGCTATTCGGCAATGATTTCACGGACATCCTCTCGGGCTACAGGGCCTTCTCGCGCCGCTATGTGAAGAGTTTCCCCGCGGTATCCGCCGGCTTCGAAATCGAGACGGAAATGTCCGTGCATGCCTCGCGGCTGAAGCTGCCGGTCTGCGAAATCGAGCTTGATTATGGCCGCCGGCCGGAAGGCTCGCATTCCAAGCTCTCGACCTTCAAGGACGGCTTCAAGATCCTCTGGATGTTCGCCATGCTGATGAAGGAGACACGGCCCTTTGCCTTTTTCGGCCTGATCTCGGCCGGCCTGATGGCGGTGAGCCTGGCGGCCATGGCCCCCGTGCTCTACGAATTCTTCACAACCGGCCTCGTCTCGCGCATGCCGACCTGGATTGGCGCCATGGCGCTGATGATGATGTCCTTCCTGTCGTTCACGGCCGCGATGATCCTCGATTCCGTGGCACGCTCGCGGGCAGAACAGTTGCGCATCCACTACATGACCCTGCCCGCCCTCAAGCGCACGGTCTTCACGCCGGAACAGACGGCTGACGCGGCTCCGGCCAAGACAGGCCGCTCGGCCCGGGCTGCGGCAAAGGGCGACCGCTCGCGGGCGGCATGA
- the xseA gene encoding exodeoxyribonuclease VII large subunit, whose product MSNFFDSDSPTNVTEFSVSELSGSIKRTIETAFDHVRVRGEISGYRGPHSSGHAYFSLKDDKARIDAVVWKGSFSKLKYRPEEGMEVIATGRITTFPGSSKYQIVIEQMEPAGAGALMALIEERKRRFTAEGLFDPAAKQLLPFLPKVIGVVTSPTGAVIRDILHRISDRFPVHVLVWPVKVQGEGSGDEVANAIRGFNAFSPGGVMPRPDVLIVARGGGSLEDLWSFNDEAVVRAAAASDIPLISAVGHETDWTLIDYAADVRAPTPTGAAEMAVPVKADLEAQVATLSARLSGAMNRQMDNRRQNLRALVRALPSLDQLLALPRRRFDEAAAGLGRSLELNTMNKRRTFERAAAKLSPDMLARRLVERRQRLVERTALAERIIERLLDRNKARLDRFDATLTAVPARLKAMTERSKDRLESLGRRADSAVVTDLRRARQALVAQDRVLQSLSYTNVLARGYAVIRDADNRPLTRAGAVTYGQGIELQFADGRVKAVAGEDVPPPDPSAVPPTRAAPAQKPQRKSEPPAGQGSLF is encoded by the coding sequence ATGAGTAATTTCTTCGACAGCGATTCGCCGACGAACGTGACCGAGTTTTCCGTTTCGGAACTCTCAGGCTCGATCAAGCGTACCATCGAAACGGCCTTCGACCATGTTCGTGTGCGCGGCGAAATCTCCGGCTATCGCGGCCCGCATTCCTCTGGCCACGCTTATTTCTCGTTGAAGGACGACAAAGCCCGCATCGATGCCGTCGTCTGGAAAGGGTCTTTCTCGAAGCTGAAATATCGCCCGGAAGAGGGCATGGAAGTGATTGCCACTGGCCGCATCACCACCTTCCCCGGTTCGTCGAAATACCAGATCGTCATCGAGCAGATGGAGCCAGCGGGGGCCGGGGCCCTGATGGCGCTGATCGAGGAGCGCAAGCGGCGTTTTACGGCAGAAGGCCTGTTCGATCCGGCCGCAAAGCAATTGCTGCCCTTCCTGCCGAAGGTGATCGGTGTCGTGACCTCGCCGACCGGTGCCGTGATCCGCGACATCCTGCACCGTATCTCCGATCGCTTCCCGGTGCATGTGCTCGTCTGGCCGGTCAAGGTGCAGGGCGAGGGTTCGGGTGACGAGGTAGCCAATGCCATCCGGGGGTTCAACGCGTTTTCCCCGGGCGGGGTAATGCCACGCCCCGATGTGCTGATCGTCGCGCGCGGTGGCGGCAGCCTGGAAGACCTCTGGAGCTTCAACGACGAGGCGGTCGTTCGCGCGGCTGCCGCAAGTGACATCCCGCTCATCTCCGCCGTCGGTCATGAAACCGACTGGACACTGATCGACTACGCGGCGGACGTGCGCGCACCGACGCCGACGGGTGCTGCCGAAATGGCGGTACCGGTGAAGGCCGATCTGGAGGCTCAGGTCGCAACGCTGTCGGCCCGCCTTTCGGGCGCGATGAACCGCCAGATGGACAACCGTCGCCAGAACCTGCGCGCTTTGGTTCGTGCCTTGCCGTCGCTCGATCAGTTGCTCGCCTTGCCGCGCCGCCGCTTCGATGAGGCCGCGGCAGGCCTCGGGCGTAGTCTCGAACTCAATACGATGAACAAGCGTCGGACCTTTGAACGGGCCGCAGCAAAGCTTTCACCCGACATGCTGGCTCGACGGCTGGTGGAGCGCAGGCAGCGTCTCGTCGAGCGCACAGCGCTCGCCGAGCGCATCATCGAGCGTTTACTCGACCGCAACAAGGCTCGCCTCGACAGGTTTGACGCAACGCTGACGGCGGTTCCGGCCCGGCTGAAGGCGATGACGGAGCGCTCCAAGGATCGGCTGGAAAGCCTGGGGCGTCGCGCCGACAGCGCCGTGGTGACCGACCTGCGCCGCGCCCGCCAGGCGCTCGTCGCGCAGGACCGCGTACTGCAGTCGCTGTCTTATACCAACGTGCTGGCGCGCGGCTACGCGGTGATACGTGATGCAGACAATCGTCCGCTGACGCGGGCAGGTGCGGTAACATACGGTCAGGGTATCGAGCTTCAATTCGCGGACGGCCGGGTAAAGGCTGTTGCTGGCGAAGACGTACCGCCCCCGGATCCTTCAGCCGTTCCGCCGACCCGAGCAGCGCCGGCGCAGAAACCGCAGCGCAAGAGCGAGCCGCCCGCAGGACAGGGTAGCCTCTTCTGA
- a CDS encoding NAD(P)H-dependent oxidoreductase, with product MAARRFLVVLAHPLPESFAASATRTVVEALEARGHLVDLLDLYAENFDPRLSAAERAAYMEPGYQPTEVSGVVERLKAADGLVLVFPQWWFNLPAIMKGFIDRILVPGVAFEHDKAGGRIVPLLTHIRTFWVVTSTGSPWWVVHLYMGNPLKRILKRGVAAFCAKGVDFRMLAIHDMDRATEERRKRFLARIRAVFMHL from the coding sequence ATGGCAGCACGGCGTTTCCTCGTCGTGCTGGCCCATCCCTTGCCGGAGAGCTTTGCCGCCTCCGCCACTCGGACGGTGGTCGAGGCTCTGGAAGCGCGAGGTCATCTCGTCGATCTACTCGATCTCTACGCCGAGAACTTCGATCCGCGCCTCTCGGCCGCAGAGCGTGCCGCCTATATGGAACCGGGCTATCAGCCGACGGAGGTTTCAGGCGTCGTCGAGCGGCTTAAGGCGGCCGACGGCCTGGTCCTGGTCTTTCCGCAGTGGTGGTTCAACCTTCCGGCGATCATGAAAGGCTTCATCGACCGCATCCTGGTCCCGGGCGTCGCTTTCGAGCACGACAAGGCGGGTGGGCGTATCGTGCCGCTCCTCACCCATATCCGCACCTTCTGGGTGGTCACCTCCACGGGTTCCCCATGGTGGGTGGTTCATCTCTACATGGGCAATCCGCTGAAGCGCATCCTGAAGCGCGGCGTGGCGGCATTTTGCGCCAAGGGCGTCGATTTCCGCATGCTGGCGATCCATGATATGGATCGGGCGACCGAGGAAAGGCGAAAGCGGTTTTTGGCCAGGATTAGAGCCGTTTTCATGCACTTGTGA
- a CDS encoding cold-shock protein — protein sequence MTTGTVKWFNSTKGFGFIQPDNGGPDAFVHISAVERAGMREIVEGQKIAYDMERDNKSGKMSACNLQAA from the coding sequence ATGACCACTGGCACAGTAAAATGGTTTAATTCCACCAAGGGCTTCGGCTTCATCCAGCCTGACAACGGCGGCCCGGACGCGTTCGTCCACATCTCGGCTGTCGAACGCGCCGGAATGCGCGAAATCGTCGAAGGCCAGAAGATTGCCTATGACATGGAGCGCGACAACAAGTCGGGCAAGATGTCGGCCTGCAACCTGCAGGCAGCCTGA
- a CDS encoding DUF6481 family protein, whose product MKFTRDNGLSERRGTAAEAKAAQLQAYKAAREAAEPMNAARQAERLAVAAAREQRHAERDRLKAEEKARLEAEAEERQAATEAAARAEIEAREATEKNRISRVLEDEAARKAERDRRYAARKARQG is encoded by the coding sequence TTGAAGTTTACCCGAGACAACGGACTTTCCGAGCGCCGTGGCACCGCCGCTGAAGCCAAGGCCGCACAATTGCAGGCCTACAAGGCCGCCAGGGAAGCCGCCGAACCGATGAACGCCGCCCGCCAGGCCGAGCGCCTCGCCGTGGCAGCTGCCCGCGAACAGCGCCATGCTGAACGTGATCGCCTGAAGGCGGAGGAAAAGGCGCGTCTGGAAGCCGAGGCCGAAGAACGTCAGGCCGCCACCGAAGCTGCAGCCCGTGCTGAAATCGAAGCCCGCGAGGCCACCGAGAAAAATCGCATCTCCCGCGTTCTTGAAGATGAAGCCGCCCGCAAAGCCGAGCGCGATCGTCGCTACGCTGCCCGAAAGGCACGCCAGGGCTGA
- a CDS encoding aminopeptidase — translation MTLPDYSASIDPTKLNKLAEVAIKVGLQLQKGQDLVLTAPLVAVPLVRLITAHAYKAGASTVTTFYSDEETTLARYRHGHDESFDRAPNWLYDGMAKAYENGAARLAISGDNPMLLASEDPAKVGRANKATSIAYKPALEHISNFDINWNICSYPNPSWAKLVFPDLPIEEAVRKLADAIFAASRVDREDPVTAWAEHNAELKKRSSWLNGERFAALHFTGPGTDLTVGLADGHEWHGGASTAKNGVTCNPNIPTEEVFTTPHALKVEGHVSSTKPLSHQGTLIDNIQVRFEGGRIVEAKASKGEAVLNKVLDTDEGARRLGEVALVPHSSPISASGVLFYNTLFDENASCHIALGQCYSKCFLDGASLSQDQIKAQGGNSSLIHIDWMIGSDKVDIDGIRADGSKVPVMRKGEWA, via the coding sequence ATGACCCTGCCCGATTATTCCGCCTCCATCGATCCGACCAAGCTCAACAAACTCGCCGAGGTGGCGATCAAGGTCGGGTTGCAGTTGCAGAAAGGGCAAGATCTGGTGCTGACGGCGCCGCTGGTTGCGGTGCCGCTGGTGCGGCTGATCACGGCGCATGCCTATAAGGCTGGCGCTTCGACCGTCACGACCTTCTATTCGGACGAAGAGACGACACTGGCACGTTATCGCCACGGTCATGACGAGAGTTTCGACCGGGCGCCCAACTGGCTCTATGACGGCATGGCCAAGGCCTATGAGAACGGTGCAGCCCGCCTTGCGATCTCCGGCGACAATCCGATGCTGCTCGCGTCTGAAGACCCGGCCAAGGTTGGCCGCGCCAACAAGGCGACCTCGATCGCCTACAAGCCGGCGCTGGAGCACATCTCCAATTTCGATATCAACTGGAACATCTGCTCCTATCCGAACCCGTCCTGGGCCAAGCTCGTCTTCCCGGATCTGCCGATCGAAGAAGCCGTGCGCAAGCTGGCCGACGCCATCTTCGCCGCCTCACGCGTCGATCGCGAGGATCCAGTCACCGCCTGGGCCGAGCACAATGCGGAACTGAAGAAACGGTCGAGCTGGCTGAACGGCGAGCGTTTTGCGGCGCTGCACTTCACCGGTCCGGGCACCGACCTGACGGTTGGCCTGGCCGACGGCCATGAGTGGCATGGCGGTGCGTCCACGGCGAAGAACGGCGTGACCTGCAATCCGAACATTCCCACCGAAGAAGTCTTCACCACGCCGCATGCACTGAAGGTGGAGGGCCATGTCTCCTCGACCAAGCCGCTTTCCCATCAGGGCACGCTGATCGACAATATCCAGGTACGCTTCGAAGGCGGGCGCATCGTCGAAGCCAAGGCATCGAAGGGCGAAGCCGTGCTCAACAAGGTGCTCGACACCGACGAGGGCGCACGCCGTCTAGGCGAAGTGGCGCTGGTGCCCCATTCTTCGCCGATCTCGGCCTCGGGCGTGCTCTTCTACAACACACTGTTCGATGAAAATGCCTCGTGCCACATCGCGCTTGGCCAGTGCTATTCGAAGTGCTTCCTCGATGGCGCCTCGCTCAGCCAGGACCAGATCAAGGCGCAGGGCGGCAATTCCTCGCTGATCCACATCGACTGGATGATCGGCTCGGACAAAGTGGACATCGACGGCATCCGCGCGGATGGCTCGAAGGTGCCGGTCATGCGCAAGGGCGAATGGGCCTGA
- the ybaK gene encoding Cys-tRNA(Pro) deacylase encodes MAKTTRATQFLDKAGVAYTTATYDYDPNAERIGLQAAEAIGEHPSRVLKTLMAELDGKPVCVIVPSDKEVSMKKLASAFGGKSAAMMKPANAEKLTGFVVGGISPFGQKKQVPTAIEISAMDEALVYMNGGQRGLQVRLSPQDALKALRAIAAPLTA; translated from the coding sequence ATGGCGAAGACCACCCGCGCGACGCAGTTTCTCGATAAGGCCGGTGTGGCCTATACTACCGCGACCTATGACTACGATCCGAATGCCGAGCGCATCGGGCTGCAGGCGGCAGAAGCGATTGGCGAGCATCCGTCGCGGGTGTTGAAGACGCTGATGGCCGAACTCGACGGCAAGCCGGTCTGCGTCATCGTGCCCTCGGACAAGGAGGTCTCGATGAAGAAGCTGGCGAGCGCTTTCGGGGGCAAATCGGCGGCGATGATGAAGCCGGCAAATGCCGAAAAGCTTACTGGCTTCGTCGTCGGCGGCATCAGCCCCTTCGGCCAGAAGAAGCAGGTACCGACCGCGATCGAGATCTCCGCGATGGACGAGGCGCTCGTCTACATGAATGGGGGGCAGCGCGGATTGCAGGTGCGGCTGTCGCCGCAGGATGCGCTGAAGGCGCTCCGCGCGATTGCGGCACCACTGACAGCCTGA
- a CDS encoding ArsC family reductase, producing MTTIYGIKNCDTMKKARTWLESQGVVHDFHDYKAKGIDAATLDGWIGKVGWEVLLNKAGTTFKKLDEAQKDNLDAAKAKALMLEQPSMIKRPVLDVDGKLVVGFKPETYQQTFKA from the coding sequence ATGACGACGATCTACGGCATCAAGAACTGCGATACGATGAAGAAGGCCCGCACCTGGCTTGAGAGCCAAGGCGTCGTGCATGACTTCCACGATTACAAGGCCAAGGGGATAGATGCGGCAACGCTCGACGGCTGGATCGGCAAGGTCGGCTGGGAGGTGCTGCTCAACAAGGCCGGCACCACCTTCAAGAAGCTCGACGAGGCGCAGAAAGACAACCTGGATGCGGCGAAGGCCAAGGCGCTGATGCTGGAGCAGCCGTCCATGATCAAGCGGCCGGTGCTCGATGTCGACGGCAAGCTCGTGGTCGGCTTCAAGCCAGAAACCTACCAGCAGACGTTCAAGGCCTGA
- a CDS encoding Tll0287-like domain-containing protein, whose product MRIEFRLGLILAVCFVFGLLIAGYISYTLEFRQARSEVNEKSRVLLEMGLAMRNYTSSQVAPLVKALGYDEFHPQMVPSYGAQTTLGILREKFPDYRYREASLNPTNIDDRANDWEVTLLQNFQDDAELKEQSGEVGEGAERRFYLARPLRMPSEACLQCHSTPEVAPASMVAKYGNNGFGWKMGDVIGMQLIEVPVAGPNRQAAKSLAVTLGALTCVFVLSLAIFLLLLRRYVTHPLETITRQTIETSLGAEWQGAEPRVRMNGQFYDLEQSISRLRTSLNEALRLFPDLGGRKNDR is encoded by the coding sequence ATGCGGATAGAGTTTCGTCTCGGCTTGATTTTGGCCGTCTGTTTCGTCTTCGGCCTGCTGATCGCCGGCTATATTTCCTACACACTCGAATTTCGTCAGGCCCGCAGCGAGGTGAACGAGAAATCCCGTGTTCTCCTGGAAATGGGTTTGGCCATGCGCAACTACACCAGCAGCCAGGTGGCGCCGCTGGTGAAGGCGCTGGGTTACGACGAATTTCACCCGCAGATGGTCCCCTCTTACGGCGCCCAGACCACGCTCGGCATCCTCCGGGAGAAATTTCCGGACTATCGCTACCGCGAGGCTTCGCTGAACCCCACCAATATCGACGACCGCGCCAATGACTGGGAAGTGACGCTGTTGCAGAACTTCCAGGACGATGCGGAACTGAAGGAGCAGTCGGGCGAAGTGGGCGAGGGGGCGGAACGGCGCTTCTATCTCGCAAGGCCGCTCCGCATGCCCAGCGAGGCCTGTCTGCAATGTCACTCGACACCCGAGGTGGCGCCGGCTTCGATGGTCGCGAAATACGGCAACAACGGCTTCGGATGGAAGATGGGCGACGTGATCGGCATGCAGCTCATCGAAGTGCCGGTGGCCGGGCCCAATCGCCAGGCGGCCAAGAGCCTTGCCGTCACACTCGGCGCTCTCACCTGCGTCTTCGTCCTGTCGCTCGCGATCTTCCTTCTGCTTTTGCGCCGCTATGTGACGCATCCCCTGGAAACCATCACCCGTCAGACCATCGAGACCAGCCTGGGAGCGGAATGGCAGGGGGCCGAACCGCGAGTGCGCATGAACGGCCAGTTCTACGACCTCGAGCAGTCGATCTCGCGATTGCGCACCAGTCTCAACGAGGCACTGCGGCTCTTTCCGGATCTTGGCGGCAGGAAGAACGACCGATGA
- a CDS encoding mechanosensitive ion channel family protein — MSYLLSALLVASTALTWLLFVTLAPDSADWAPVLRDTALFLTALSVARFVEVAVGTVVDDSDGNSRTTDLVKVMSSIVIYIAAMLIWLHYGMAFDITSLLATSAIVSLVLGFALQNTLGNLFSGLSIELERPLRVGDFIRKGSVEGEVVALKWRSIFLRTPDGSSVVLPNSTLATDAVEVVRRGQPVRTAVPFLVPDRVPPMRVFKVVEEVLDRGIPGVAEDPLPSAVLIGPQPETGVMRYALRCYTTRPIDTTSLASRVLTALWYAFDRHNIPMTGEGRDAIPPALPQTAAFPGWLADRGRLLRFGPGETVPPELAGFVVDGGLHEEVLSHEIDLQVELAPILGAVFGSNLLPLIPPNIIRQVARQAALFLGPVAFTLAEHYGSLTTDPYLLYQALATRIPDPVDRQRFLSNAPDRPLRHLTSGDAFGWADRLKMEPMATRKRTVVYSADLLVFDEVAQSALATQTDAEELRRRILASSPLLSELGSDILSAWLRRQDSAEKV, encoded by the coding sequence ATGAGTTACCTGCTTTCGGCGCTGCTCGTAGCCTCGACCGCCCTCACCTGGCTGCTCTTCGTCACCCTGGCGCCTGACAGCGCCGATTGGGCGCCGGTGCTGCGAGATACTGCTCTGTTCCTGACCGCCCTCAGTGTCGCACGTTTCGTCGAGGTTGCGGTTGGCACCGTTGTCGACGATTCCGACGGCAACAGCCGGACCACCGATCTCGTCAAGGTCATGAGTTCGATCGTCATCTACATCGCCGCCATGCTCATCTGGCTGCACTATGGCATGGCTTTCGACATCACCAGCCTGCTCGCCACTTCGGCAATCGTCTCGCTGGTTCTCGGCTTCGCCTTGCAGAATACCCTGGGCAACCTCTTCTCCGGCCTCTCGATCGAGCTGGAGCGTCCACTCAGGGTGGGTGATTTCATCCGCAAGGGCAGCGTCGAAGGCGAAGTGGTGGCCTTGAAATGGCGCTCGATCTTCCTGCGCACACCTGATGGCAGTTCAGTCGTCCTGCCCAATAGCACGCTCGCCACGGATGCGGTCGAAGTGGTCAGGCGCGGACAGCCGGTCCGCACCGCCGTACCCTTTCTCGTGCCGGACCGGGTGCCGCCCATGCGCGTGTTCAAGGTGGTTGAAGAAGTCCTCGACCGTGGCATTCCGGGTGTCGCGGAAGATCCGCTGCCCTCTGCCGTCCTCATCGGTCCGCAGCCTGAGACGGGGGTCATGCGCTACGCTTTGCGCTGCTACACCACAAGGCCGATCGACACAACGTCGCTCGCCTCGCGGGTGCTGACCGCGCTTTGGTACGCTTTCGACAGGCACAACATCCCGATGACCGGCGAGGGCAGGGACGCGATCCCGCCCGCTCTGCCACAGACGGCGGCCTTTCCCGGCTGGCTCGCCGATCGCGGACGGCTGCTACGCTTCGGCCCGGGCGAAACCGTTCCGCCGGAACTCGCCGGCTTCGTCGTCGACGGGGGCCTGCACGAGGAGGTTCTGAGCCACGAGATCGATCTTCAGGTAGAACTGGCGCCGATCCTGGGGGCGGTCTTCGGTTCCAATCTACTGCCGCTGATCCCGCCAAACATCATCCGTCAGGTCGCCCGCCAGGCTGCGCTCTTTCTCGGCCCCGTCGCTTTCACGCTGGCCGAGCATTACGGCAGCCTGACCACCGATCCCTATCTGCTCTACCAGGCGCTCGCAACGCGTATTCCCGATCCCGTCGACCGCCAGCGTTTCCTCTCCAATGCCCCGGACCGACCGCTTCGTCATCTCACATCCGGCGATGCCTTTGGCTGGGCCGACCGTCTGAAGATGGAGCCGATGGCGACCCGTAAACGCACCGTGGTCTATTCGGCAGATCTGTTGGTGTTTGATGAGGTCGCGCAGTCCGCTCTTGCCACGCAGACGGATGCAGAGGAGCTGCGACGGAGGATCTTGGCGTCTTCGCCGCTTCTCTCCGAACTCGGTTCCGACATCCTGTCGGCCTGGCTCCGCCGGCAGGATTCGGCGGAAAAAGTCTAA